The following coding sequences lie in one Borreliella spielmanii genomic window:
- a CDS encoding P13 family porin, whose amino-acid sequence MNKFLIVVLLAFCVFSSFAQAGDSKSAFNLGAGEKLLIYETSKKDPIVPFLLNLFLGFGIGSFVQGDILGGFLILGFDAVGIGLILSGAYLDIKDLNSNAKKAAFKWTWGKGMMLAGAVTMAVTRLTEIILPFTFANSYNKKLKNSLNVALGGFEPSFDINMGQASALGFELSFKKSY is encoded by the coding sequence ATGAATAAATTTTTAATTGTTGTTTTGCTAGCCTTTTGTGTTTTCTCTAGCTTTGCTCAAGCGGGTGATTCTAAAAGCGCTTTTAATTTGGGCGCAGGAGAAAAACTTTTAATTTATGAAACTAGTAAGAAAGACCCTATTGTGCCATTTTTATTGAACCTTTTTTTAGGGTTTGGAATAGGTTCTTTTGTTCAAGGTGATATTTTAGGAGGTTTTCTTATTCTTGGATTTGATGCGGTTGGTATAGGGTTAATACTTTCGGGAGCTTATTTAGATATTAAAGATCTTAATAGTAATGCTAAAAAAGCTGCTTTTAAGTGGACTTGGGGTAAGGGAATGATGTTAGCAGGTGCGGTTACTATGGCTGTGACAAGATTGACAGAAATTATTCTTCCGTTTACATTTGCTAATAGTTATAACAAGAAACTGAAAAATAGCCTTAATGTAGCTTTGGGAGGGTTTGAACCTAGTTTTGATATTAACATGGGTCAAGCTAGTGCTCTTGGGTTTGAACTGTCTTTTAAAAAAAGTTATTAG